A portion of the Musa acuminata AAA Group cultivar baxijiao chromosome BXJ1-1, Cavendish_Baxijiao_AAA, whole genome shotgun sequence genome contains these proteins:
- the LOC103978303 gene encoding photosystem II repair protein PSB27-H1, chloroplastic has product MMACSSLLTAPTSKPTPPLASLSSRPVASSSLSPPTATSGASPGGSRAMTGRRELALALSTSATLLLLPAAPPALATSDEEYVRETAEVINKVRTTVGMDKKDPNVAVAVAELREASNTWVAKYRREKALLGRVSFRDMYSALNAVSGHYISFGPTAPIPAKRKARILEEVDTAEKALLRGR; this is encoded by the coding sequence ATGATGGCTTGTTCTTCTCTCCTGACCGCACCCACCTCCAAGCCAACGCCACCGCTCGCCTCCCTTTCCTCCCGGCCTGTTGCCTCTTCATCTTTATCCCCGCCCACCGCCACATCCGGCGCTTCCCCGGGCGGCAGCCGAGCCATGACGGGCCGTCGGGAACTGGCGTTGGCCCTGTCGACCTCGGCGACGTTGCTGCTCCTTCCGGCAGCCCCCCCGGCGCTCGCCACGTCGGACGAGGAGTACGTGAGGGAGACGGCGGAGGTGATCAACAAGGTGCGCACCACCGTCGGCATGGACAAGAAGGACCCGAACGTGGCGGTGGCCGTGGCGGAGCTGCGGGAAGCGTCCAACACCTGGGTGGCCAAGTACAGGAGGGAGAAGGCCCTGCTGGGGCGCGTCTCTTTCAGGGACATGTACTCCGCCCTCAACGCCGTCTCCGGCCACTACATAAGCTTCGGCCCCACGGCGCCCATTCCCGCCAAGCGCAAGGCCCGCATCTTGGAGGAGGTGGACACCGCCGAGAAGGCTCTTCTCCGTGGGAGGTAG
- the LOC103978311 gene encoding NAC transcription factor NAM-B2-like, producing the protein MEMEMENTDSSSGMKHQQELQLPPGFRFHPTDEELVVHYLKKKAAAAPLPVAIITEVDLYKFDPWELPGKANFGEQEWYFFSPRDRKYPNGARPNRAATSGYWKATGTDKPVLTSGGSQVKVGVKKALVFYRGRPPRGTKTNWIMHEYRLADGSSPENSSSSSCRPPYGGHMANKKKGGSLRLDDWVLCRIYKKNSVSDSLRPTHRDREGATDDMLGSAPSVAHQTGMQPQRAPTNYNSLLEHDETFLEGLLANEVGLPTNSITHLAAAAARAKLNLSPVPPSTTGTFPTRHPLSSAYWTEPTDIAAPPAQRFLAGHGSGSNNAADKNNTSSCSNGSATNDDGGHTNHMLLNQIPYGTTYHDQMILGSLRDGGAIFQQPYQLPGVNWTS; encoded by the exons atggagatggagatggagaataCCGACTCGTCCTCCGGCATGAAACATCAGCAGGAGCTGCAGCTCCCGCCGGGGTTCCGTTTCCACCCCACCGACGAGGAGCTCGTCGTTCATTACCTGAAAAAGAAGGCCGCCGCCGCACCTCTCCCCGTTGCCATCATCACCGAGGTTGACCTCTATAAGTTCGACCCCTGGGAGCTCCCAG GTAAGGCGAACTTTGGAGAGCaggagtggtacttcttcagcccCAGGGACCGCAAGTACCCCAACGGGGCGCGACCGAACCGGGCGGCGACGTCCGGCTACTGGAAGGCCACCGGGACGGACAAGCCCGTGCTGACGTCCGGCGGAAGCCAGGTCAAGGTCGGGGTGAAGAAAGCCTTGGTGTTCTACCGCGGGAGGCCGCCCAGGGGAACTAAGACCAACTGGATCATGCACGAGTACCGGCTCGCCGACGGCAGCAGCCCTGaaaacagcagcagcagtagctgcAGGCCCCCCTATGGTGGTCACATGGCGAACAAGAAGAAGGGCGGATCCCTCAGG TTGGATGATTGGGTTCTGTGCCGCATCTACAAGAAGAACAGCGTGAGCGATAGCCTGAGGCCAACGCATCGAGACAGGGAAGGCGCCACGGACGACATGCTCGGATCCGCGCCATCTGTGGCTCATCAGACAGGGATGCAACCTCAACGAGCTCCGACCAACTACAACTCACTGCTCGAACATGATGAGACCTTTCTCGAGGGACTACTAGCGAATGAGGTCGGTCTGCCCACCAATTCCATCACCCacctcgctgctgctgctgcaagagCCAAACTCAACCTCTCGCCTGTTCCTCCCAGTACCACCGGTACCTTTCCCACGAGACACCCTCTTTCCTCTGCATACTGGACCGAGCCCACCGACATCGCAGCACCGCCTGCCCAGAGGTTCCTTGCCGGCCATGGCAGTGGCAGCAACAATGCTGCCGACAAGAACAATACCAGTAGCTGCAGCAATGGCAGCGCCACCAACGATGACGGTGGCCACACAAATCATATGCTTCTCAATCAGATCCCCTACGGCACAACATACCACGACCAAATGATTCTTGGATCACTACGGGATGGTGGAGCCATCTTCCAACAGCCATACCAGCTGCCCGGAGTGAATTGGACCTCCTAA
- the LOC103978294 gene encoding uncharacterized protein LOC103978294: MERSAMEGISERLASVDGLYFPGAMHREAPDHAQRKSALLDLLSRDAPIFLERYGSELTSDELREFEKLNQDYEVGWHLNRLRRGRNPTAEDDRTRSVTVKNRRRAYMERLVQDGEYFSEDAMREREPYLHHEYLGKFQDPAGRSLSRPGERWSETLMRRCEEAMLVEKIRGEQQRLGVDKREWIGGGGEEEEEEEEEEEEEEEEEEEEEEEEEEEDGDDDMALEEPKVGDSPEMLNPDAHDTCASAAAAAGPLEQTPSAEEMQDLLEQFTHVMQQKFLAGEDTAYIDYSLIDKDERLDDHWLREANYDAEEKYFEED, encoded by the exons ATGGAGCGTTCGGCCATGGAAGGCATCTCGGAGCGCCTGGCTTCCGTCGACGGCCTCTACTTCCCCGGCGCCATGCACCGCGAAGCCCCCGACCACGCCCAGCGCAAGTCCGCCCTCCTCGATCTCCTCTCCCGCGACGCTCCCATCTTCCTCG AGCGGTACGGCTCCGAGCTTACCTCCGACGAGCTCCGCGAGTTCGAGAAGTTGAATCAGGACTACGAGGTGGGATGGCACCTCAACCGGCTCCGCCGCGGCCGGAATCCCACGGCGGAGGACGACCGGACCAGGTCGGTGACGGTCAAGAATCGCCGGAGGGCCTATATGGAGCGGTTGGTTCAAGACGGGGAGTACTTCTCGGAGGATGCGATGAGGGAACGGGAACCCTATCTCCACCACGAATACCTGGGCAAGTTCCAGGACCCCGCCGGGAGGAGCCTTTCTAGGCCCGGAGAGCGGTGGTCAGAGACATTGATGCGCCGATGCGAGGAGGCCATGCTGGTGGAGAAGATCAGAGGGGAGCAACAGCGCTTGGGGGTTGATAAGAGGGAGTGGATTGGTGgtggtggagaggaggaggaggaggaggaggaggaggaggaggaggaggaggaagaggaagaggaagaggaagaggaggaggaggaagaagatggtgatgatgatatggCTTTAGAGGAACCCAAAGTTGGGGACTCACCAGAG ATGCTTAACCCAGACGCCCATGACACTTGTGCGAGCGCTGCTGCTGCAGCAGGGCCCTTGGAGCAAACACCGTCCGCGGAAGAGATGCAAGATCTACTGGAACAGTTCACTCATGTAATGCAGCAGAAGTTTCTGGCGGGAGAGGATACTGCTTATATCGATTATTCTCTGATAGACAAAGACGAGAGATTGGACGATCACTGGCTCCGGGAAGCTAATTACGATGCCGAGGAGAAATATTTTGAGGAAGACTAG
- the LOC135607820 gene encoding indole-3-acetic acid-amido synthetase GH3.10-like, whose amino-acid sequence MPVEGAPAMAAEDAGDRDIVEWFEAAAETAGAVQSQTLHRIVESNVGSEYLRRWLGGDLRVHDLSPAELESLFTSAVPLASHADLEPYIQRIAHGDASPVLTQQPITMLSLSSGTTDGRPKYVPFTRFSSQSTLQIFRLAAAYRSRVFPIRSGGRILEFIYSSKQFQTKGGLMAGTATTHYFASQEFETKQRTTKCFTCSPFEVISAGDYKQSTYCHLLFGLLFHNEVEFVASTFAYSIVQALTAFEDLWEELCEDIRQGTLSSNITLPTMRKAVLEHLMPNPSLASKIERDCEELRSSGWCGLIPHLWPNAKYIYSIMTGSMQPYLRKLRHYAGEVPLVCAEYGSTESWIGVNLEPLNPPERVAFTVIPTFSYFEFIPLYKQQKQDSCSTMVIPDDFVEGQPVPLCKVSVGQQYEIVLTTFTGLYRYRLGDVVEVAGFYKGAPQLTFVCRRKLILTVNIDKNTERDLQLAVEKGSGLLSRTKAELVDFTSHADVAHHPGHYIIYWEIKGEVEEGVLRECCREMDAAFVDQGYVVSRKTSSIGPLELRIVETGTFRKIMEHFIGNGTAMSQFKTPRCTTNQVLLSILDCCTVKSFRSTAYAP is encoded by the exons ATGCCCGTCGAGGGCGCGCCGGCGATGGCAGCAGAGGACGCGGGCGACCGCGACATCGTCGAATGGTTCGAGGCCGCCGCCGAGACCGCGGGCGCCGTCCAGTCGCAGACGCTCCACCGTATCGTCGAGAGCAACGTCGGCTCCGAGTACCTTCGGAGGTGGCTCGGCGGCGACCTCCGCGTCCACGACTTGAGCCCCGCGGAGCTCGAGTCCCTGTTCACGTCCGCTGTCCCGCTCGCCTCCCATGCAGACCTCGAGCCCTACATCCAGCGGATCGCCCATGGCGATGCCTCGCCTGTCCTCACCCAGCAGCCCATCACCATGCTCTCCCTCAG CTCTGGAACCACAGATGGCAGGCCAAAGTATGTGCCCTTCACACGCTTCAGCTCCCAGTCTACACTTCAGATCTTTAGGCTCGCAGCTGCATACAGATCGAG GGTGTTTCCGATAAGGTCTGGAGGCAGGATCCTGGAGTTCATCTACAGCAGCAAGCAGTTCCAGACCAAGGGCGGGCTCATGGCAGGAACAGCGACCACCCACTACTTCGCAAGCCAAGAGTTCGAGACGAAGCAGAGGACCACCAAGTGCTTCACCTGCAGCCCGTTCGAAGTGATCTCAGCGGGAGACTACAAGCAGTCCACCTACTGCCACCTCCTCTTCGGCCTGCTCTTCCATAACGAGGTGGAGTTCGTGGCCTCCACCTTTGCCTACAGCATAGTCCAAGCTCTGACGGCCTTTGAGGACCTGTGGGAGGAGCTGTGCGAGGACATCAGACAAGGGACCCTTAGCTCCAATATCACCTTGCCGACGATGAGGAAAGCTGTACTGGAGCACCTTATGCCCAACCCATCTCTGGCGTCCAAGATCGAGAGGGACTGCGAAGAGCTGAGAAGCTCGGGCTGGTGCGGGTTGATTCCTCACCTGTGGCCTAACGCCAAGTACATCTACTCCATAATGACGGGATCGATGCAGCCCTACTTGAGGAAGCTGAGGCATTATGCAGGAGAGGTGCCACTGGTTTGTGCCGAGTATGGGTCCACGGAGAGCTGGATTGGGGTGAACTTGGAGCCGTTGAATCCTCCGGAGAGAGTGGCTTTTACGGTGATTCCTACCTTCTCTTACTTCGAGTTCATCCCTCTGTACAAGCAGCAGAAGCAAGATAGCTGCAGCACTATGGTGATTCCTGATGACTTCGTGGAAGGCCAACCGGTGCCCCTGTGCAAGGTCTCCGTCGGGCAGCAATATGAGATCGTCCTAACCACTTTCAcag GTCTCTACAGATACAGGTTGGGAGATGTGGTGGAGGTTGCAGGCTTCTACAAAGGTGCCCCGCAGCTAACTTTTGTCTGCAGGAGAAAGCTCATCCTGACGGTGAACATCGACAAAAACACAGAGAGGGACCTGCAACTCGCGGTGGAGAAGGGGAGCGGCCTCCTGAGCCGGACCAAGGCTGAGTTGGTGGACTTCACCAGCCACGCCGACGTGGCGCACCACCCGGGCCACTACATCATATACTGGGAGATCAAGGGCGAGGTGGAGGAGGGCGTCCTCCGGGAGTGCTGCCGCGAGATGGACGCGGCCTTCGTCGATCAGGGCTACGTGGTGTCCCGGAAGACGAGCTCCATCGGGCCGCTGGAGCTGCGGATCGTGGAGACCGGCACGTTTCGAAAGATAATGGAGCACTTCATCGGCAACGGCACCGCCATGAGCCAGTTCAAGACGCCAAGGTGCACTACCAACCAGGTGCTGCTCAGCATACTCGACTGCTGCACCGTCAAGAGCTTCCGGAGCACGGCATACGCGCCATAG
- the LOC135607863 gene encoding ABC transporter G family member 9-like, whose amino-acid sequence MESESKMAEIELQQPDRGEKNDAAPQSIFAKAHRPIDLKFEDVVYKIKTKEKRGENKGKQRERVILNGISGTVYPGEMMAMLGPSGSGKTTLLTVLAGRVARTQRLTGSVTYNGKPFSSSLRRRMGFVMQDDVLYPHLTVTETLVFTALLRLPGTLSRREKAEKAEAVIEELGLTACRDSIIGGPFVRGVSGGERKRVSIGQEMLINPSLLFLDEPTSGLDSTIAGRIVSTLADLAKGGRTVTMTIHQPSSRLFYMFHKILLLSEGNAIYYGRGSEAMGYFASIGYSPAMPMNPADFLLDLANGISFNETVEGTASTKEALVDAYNHHLRGKVAEELSGLSQQLDQQQHEAEKMTNQWCTTWWQQFTVLLQRGLKERRHETFAGRKVAQVIISALIGGILWYGSAGHIQDQAGLLFFIAGFWAYYASFQAIFTFPQERTMLSKERSSGMYRLSSYFIASTLGDLPMELSLPIAFVTITYWLGGLKPVASSFLICLSALLLSVLVAQSLGLAIGAFVTNLKSGSALLTVLMVIFQLASGFYVQNVPPFISWVKYVSFNYYTFKLQIASQYSPTDTYQCTRTTTCPVSEFPSFKLLGFDKRALSVIALFLMMFIFRFIAYLGLLRVGIPK is encoded by the exons ATGGAATCAGAGTCGAAAATGGCGGAGATAGAACTGCAGCAACCGGACCGTGGAGAGAAGAATGATGCAGCGCCGCAATCAATCTTCGCCAAAGCCCATCGTCCTATCGATCTTAAA TTCGAAGATGTGGTGTACAAGATCAAGACGAAGGAGAAGCGCGGGGAGAACAAGGGAAAGCAGCGGGAGAGGGTGATCCTGAATGGGATTTCGGGTACAGTGTATCCGGGGGAGATGATGGCGATGCTCGGGCCCTCGGGGAGTGGGAAGACGACGTTGCTGACGGTGCTTGCCGGCCGCGTGGCACGCACTCAACGCCTCACCGGCAGCGTCACCTACAACGGGAAGCCCTTCTCCAGCTCGCTTAGGCGCAGGATGGGGTTCGTGATGCAGGACGACGTCCTCTACCCGCACCTCACCGTCACGGAGACCCTCGTCTTCACCGCGCTCCTCCGCCTCCCTGGGACCCTCTCGCGCCGGGAAAAGGCCGAGAAGGCGGAGGCCGTCATCGAGGAGCTCGGCCTCACCGCGTGCCGTGACAGCATCATCGGCGGCCCCTTCGTGCGCGGGGTGTCCGGCGGAGAGCGCAAGCGGGTGAGCATCGGCCAAGAGATGCTCATCAACCCGAGCCTGCTGTTTCTGGACGAGCCCACCTCGGGTCTCGACTCCACCATTGCCGGGCGAATCGTGTCCACCCTCGCGGACCTCGCCAAGGGCGGCAGGACGGTGACGATGACCATCCATCAGCCGTCGAGCCGCCTCTTCTACATGTTCCACAAGATCCTGCTGCTGTCAGAGGGTAACGCCATATACTACGGCAGAGGTAGTGAGGCCATGGGCTATTTCGCAAGCATCGGTTACTCCCCTGCTATGCCCATGAATCCTGCCGACTTCCTTCTCGACCTCGCTAACG GCATCTCCTTCAATGAAACAGTCGAAGGTACAGCATCTACTAAAGAAGCTTTAGTGGATGCTTATAACCACCACTTGCGTGGTAAGGTGGCAGAAGAGCTTTCAGGCCTGAGCCAACAACTTGATCAGCAGCAACACGAGGCGGAGAAGATGACGAATCAGTGGTGCACTACTTGGTGGCAACAATTCACGGTGTTACTGCAAAGGGGACTCAAGGAAAGAAGGCATGAAACCTTCGCCGGGAGAAAGGTGGCACAGGTGATTATATCAGCTCTCATCGGAGGTATCCTATGGTATGGTTCGGCAGGTCACATCCAGGATCAG GCGGGGCTTCTCTTCTTCATCGCTGGATTCTGGGCTTACTACGCATCGTTCCAAGCAATATTTACATTCCCACAAGAGCGCACCATGCTGAGCAAGGAGAGGTCCTCCGGGATGTACCGGCTGTCATCCTACTTCATCGCCAGCACGTTGGGGGACCTGCCCATGGAGCTCAGCCTCCCTATCGCCTTCGTCACCATCACGTACTGGTTGGGCGGCCTCAAACCTGTGGCGAGCAGCTTCTTAATCTGTCTCTCGGCCTTGCTGCTGAGCGTACTGGTGGCGCAGAGCCTAGGGCTGGCGATCGGGGCGTTCGTCACGAACCTCAAGTCCGGGTCGGCGCTCTTAACGGTGCTCATGGTCATCTTCCAGCTCGCCTCCGGGTTCTACGTGCAGAACGTCCCGCCCTTCATTTCGTGGGTCAAGTACGTCTCCTTCAACTACTACACATTCAAGCTGCAGATAGCGTCCCAGTACTCTCCCACCGACACATACCAGTGCACTCGCACCACCACATGCCCCGTCTCGGAGTTCCCCTCCTTCAAGTTGCTTGGCTTCGACAAAAGAGCCTTGTCTGTGATAGCATTGTTCCTCATGATGTTTATCTTCAGATTTATTGCTTACCTGGGTCTCCTGAGGGTTGGGATCCCCAAATAA